In Vibrio echinoideorum, the sequence GGGCAACAATATCTAATGGATAAGTTGAGTGATGCCTTGATGGCTTTGATTTTTCGTCATCTCATTGAACAGCAGCAAATTGATCAAGGGGTATTCTCAGCCCTAGCTCATCCACGATTGGCTTCGGTGGTTACGGCCGTTCACCTATTGCCTGCACGCCACTTTTCGATTGCGGAAATGGCGTCACTGGCCGCGATGTCTCGAACTCAGTTTATTGAAGCGTTCAAACGAGAAGTCGGTGAGACGCCCGGAGATTATGTGCAAAAGTGGCGAGTCTCAGTGGCTCAATCCCTGTTATTGCAAAATAAGCCCATCAACTGGGTCGCTGATGAAGTGGGTTACAGCAGCTATTCGGGATTTTCACGCGCTTTTCAGCATGTTGCTGGGGTGTCACCGCGCCTTTGGCTAAAGCAAAATGTATCGTGAAACACTCGGCAACCTTACCCAAGATATGGCTATTCGCATCGGGCTGGTCTATGTTTTAGCGGAAATTGTGCAGAGTTTGTTCTTTTCTCAAAAGAGGGTCTAAAAAGGTGGACTTTTTAAGCTTGTCGTAACATCCTGCTCGTCCTATTTTATCTAGACACCAATGAGACGAAGTGCCTGCTGGACATTATTCAGCCTCCCGTATCTCATTAAAGTATTAAGGAGTTCAACTTGAACCTATTTGTAAGAGACCTTACCGTTATCGATTCTTCATACATCTGTGAACACAGAGGGGTCGTAGGAGATAGTTGGATTTTAGATGTCACCATGTCTGGTGAACTTAATGAAATGAGCATGGTGCTGGATTTTAGCAAGGTCAAAAAGCAGATCAAACACCTCGTTGATGAGCACGTTGATCACCGTTTGCTACTGCCAATGCAAAGCGCTGCAATTGTTCTTCAAGCGAGCAAAGCGGGCTACTCTAAGGTTGATGTGTTGCGTGGTGACAAGAGTCTTCATTTACATTGCCCTGATGAAGCATATTGCCTGATTGATGCAGAAGCGATCACCATCGAGAGTGTGACCGCACATGTTTATCATATTCTGCGTGATAACCTACCAAGTAACGTCACCGGGTTAGAGATCACCCTTCGTCATGAGAACATTAATGGCGCGTTCTACCACTATACCCATGGTTTGAAAAAGCATGATGGCAACTGTCAACGTATTGCGCATGGTCACCGTTCTCCAGTCGAAATCGTGGTTGATGGTCAGCGTGACGAGCAACGCGAACAAGCATTTGCTCAGCGTTGGGAAGACATCTATTTAGGCTCTAAAGAAGACCAAGTTTCAGTTTCATCACTTAACCTGAGTGAACACGCGAAAAGTGTTAATGATGAAAGTCACTATGGCTTTCGCTACACCGCACCTCAAGGCGAATTTGAGCTAGCGATTGCTAAGAGTGAAACAGATATCTTGCCGACGGATACCACGGTGGAATTACTTGCGGGCTATATTGCGGATCAAGTTGAGCCTAGCCTAGCAGAGAGCCAATCACTACAAATCGTCGCTTATGAAGGTGTTGGCAAGGGCGCAATGGCGTTCCGATAACACTTCAACGAGTGATACAGTCTCGCTACTGACATGATGAAATAAAGGCAAGATAATCCGTTATCTTGCCTTTATTTTTTGTTGCTCTTTAAAACTGATTTAGCGGATAGTTTTAGCTAGCGAAGTAGCACGCGTCGCAGTGGCGTTTTCTCGATTCCAACAACCAACCCGAAGCTCAACAATACGGTGCCAAAAAATACCGTAATGTCTTTTGCCAATTCCGTAATGCCTAAAACTCCACAGATATTGAACAGCACGATAATGATCAGCAGATGGCAAACGTAGATACCTAGCATGCGATTTGAAATGGCACGAACCCAAGCGTAGTTACCCATGTTTGGATTAGCCAAAAGCCACATGAACACGCTCATCCCCCATAGTGCCGTGCCAAACAAGAAATCATTCATGTTGAATCCGACGTCGAACGTGGTGAGCCATGCCGCCTCAGCAAAGTGAATCAACATGCCTAACGCTAATAACCCCAACGCTTTAGTTGATGACACCTTCCATTGATTCTGACGAATAAGGAAACCTAAGGTCACCATTAACGTGCCAAAGAACGGACCATTACGCGTGAAGAAGGGTGCATCCAACCCGGTTAGCGTTGCGTAGCTTCCTGCCAAAACACCATAGCCATAGAGTGCAATAGCGATCGGTAATAGCAGTTTGTTGAGTTTCAATTCAATCAATAAAGCGATGATCAACACTGCGCAAACAAGGGCTGGAATGAACCACAAATGCACCAGACCGCCCTCTAAGAATGAGTTAAGAGGAGTGCTCATTAAGAAACCCCAATAGCCTTCACGTTCACCTAGATAGCCAAACTCTTCTACCTTCGCGAGATTGAATGGCATCGCTAAGCAAATGATGCTCCATGCCAACCAAACCTTAAGCAGCGGTTTAGAGTAGTTCAGGACGGTTTCCCATGGCGATGCAGCCAACTTGGGCTGAATAAGGTAACCAGAAATCAGGAAGAACAGAGGTACCGCAAAACGAGCGGCTTGGTTGAGCACATAACCGATCCAAGGCACTTCATCTATTTGCCAATAAGTGAGTGCCATTTGGCCGTGTAAACCAATGATCGCCAAGATAGCAATCACTCGGCCTAACTCGATACTGGCGATGTGTTGTGAAGGCGTATGTTGAACGGAAGACATATCAGATCTCTTAGTAAAATTTTTACGAAATCTAGCAGCCTTTATGCCCAACCAGTTAGTCCTAAATCAAGGCTTATGACCTTTATTTCAGGGCTTGTGTCGGTTTTTTGAAGCCTGTCGCAGCTATATTAAACCCATTGCGGTGAGTGCAAAAATACCTAGTGTGCAAGTGATAAGAGAAACAACGGTCGTGAGCGCGATGATGTTAGCCGCCAGGGTTGAATTTCCTCCCATTGCACGAGCCATAACATAGCTTGCCGCTGCCGTTGGTGCAGCGCTCATCAAGAAGATAAGCCCGAGGTCGAGTCCTTCAAACCCTAAGTACCCAGCAGCCAATGTAATCAGTAACGGTGAGGCAATTAACTTGTAGCTAGAGGCGAACCACGTCGACAACTTTTCTTGTTTGAGCGAGCTAATATCCAACGACCCGCCAGTACAGAGCAGGGCCAAAGGTAGTG encodes:
- a CDS encoding 6-pyruvoyl trahydropterin synthase family protein encodes the protein MNLFVRDLTVIDSSYICEHRGVVGDSWILDVTMSGELNEMSMVLDFSKVKKQIKHLVDEHVDHRLLLPMQSAAIVLQASKAGYSKVDVLRGDKSLHLHCPDEAYCLIDAEAITIESVTAHVYHILRDNLPSNVTGLEITLRHENINGAFYHYTHGLKKHDGNCQRIAHGHRSPVEIVVDGQRDEQREQAFAQRWEDIYLGSKEDQVSVSSLNLSEHAKSVNDESHYGFRYTAPQGEFELAIAKSETDILPTDTTVELLAGYIADQVEPSLAESQSLQIVAYEGVGKGAMAFR
- a CDS encoding acyltransferase, encoding MSSVQHTPSQHIASIELGRVIAILAIIGLHGQMALTYWQIDEVPWIGYVLNQAARFAVPLFFLISGYLIQPKLAASPWETVLNYSKPLLKVWLAWSIICLAMPFNLAKVEEFGYLGEREGYWGFLMSTPLNSFLEGGLVHLWFIPALVCAVLIIALLIELKLNKLLLPIAIALYGYGVLAGSYATLTGLDAPFFTRNGPFFGTLMVTLGFLIRQNQWKVSSTKALGLLALGMLIHFAEAAWLTTFDVGFNMNDFLFGTALWGMSVFMWLLANPNMGNYAWVRAISNRMLGIYVCHLLIIIVLFNICGVLGITELAKDITVFFGTVLLSFGLVVGIEKTPLRRVLLR